A section of the Streptomyces sp. CG1 genome encodes:
- a CDS encoding aminotransferase class I/II-fold pyridoxal phosphate-dependent enzyme, whose translation MSTGLISDRRPVTGATSVAEVLQAQAERQPDALAYRFLTGIDGSSESWTYRELDLRAQQVANRLRAENLRNKTVLVLHPPGLDYIASFLGCLVAGAIAVPAYPPDTMRFGQTVPRLAAIARDCRATHALTTDEVKEFAENRRAELRESGLGDLVFLGPTDIDRSQPAVTAQTVGRPDSLAFLQYTSGSTSTPKGVMVSNANLIANLRAIHERLGHDEDSAMALWLPPYHDMGLIGGILNALHGGIPLHFMAPMTFVQRPLLWLETIAATCATTAIAPNFGYEQCLRRVTPTQRDRLDLSGWRLALNGAEPVRADTMERFADFFAPSGFDRRALTPCYGLAEATLLVTGALPERRPRVGTFDSAVLEERVARPALPDSPRATRVVSCGPVAEGVEVAVVDPDTRRALPDGRIGEIWTAGPSVARGYWRRPDATRDTFQARLDPRSGTRYLRTGDLGFLRDGELYVTGRTKDVVVVQGRNYFPHDIELTVEKADDRFRPNAGAAFGIVLDDTEHLVVAYEVDSRAVADDPASMLAKLRAAIQLEHEVAPHAVLLLKRGAVHRTTSGKVQRAACRQDLMALGLPVIAASVVRAEPTVDPGEVGPLKPEGSELAAHVVADVLAGGRVDQAEPSTSLADLGVDYAQLLSAVEKLERRFGSRIPVGELLARPRVGTLLALLDGDGPPPAGGGPAPVPPPSGTPGSAVTPKTPLVVPYREGAEGLVRWLSERIADRLGLPAAQIEPTEPFAALGLDSKQLIATCEELSEHLGCEVSPRLAYDHVSPMGLARAIVAEPGVRHDRPLGGPTLSGARDMCTAIGAGPEGGQRAGSGTAEPIAVVGIGCRFPGAPDVESFRRLLFDGRSAVSEVPPERWDSRRIEAPGHGGFLDRIEEFDARFFGISAREAARMDPQQRLLLETAWQALEDAGIAPESLAGSDAGVFVGISSHDYYELQMRDLDAVDVHAATGNAQSVAANRLSYTLDLTGPSLAVDTACSSSLVAVHTACHSLRTGECRTALAGGVNLMLTPALSVAFGNGGMLSDSGSCRTFDDTADGYVRGEGVGLVCLKPLSAALADGDRIHAVIRGSAIGHGGRANGLTAPRSSAQHSVIERALEEARLPGAAVDYVEAHGTGTELGDPIEWDALARAYGRDPATGRPCLVGSAKTNIGHLEAAAGIAGLIKAALVVRDREVPPSLHFEKPNRRLSWEGSGLEVPTVRRALPEDAIVRAAVSSFGFGGTNAHAVLESPPRPARAPGTAAPAPVRPVHALCLSGRSDSSLAALARAYRTHLAAHTEVSLVDLCHSANTGRTHLAHRAVLTAADRQSLDQQLAAVVSGEASAAVARGRVVRGTPGPRIAFLFSGQGSQYPGMGRELYDSHPAVARSLRRSDEVLRPLLGIPLDELLFVPEGAERLQRTRYCQPALVALEIALAELWKSAGVQPAAVLGHSVGAFAAAHVAGAIGLEDALRLTVARAAAMDAQPGDGAMVACAGDPEAIREVAAAYPSLSLAAVNSAEHLVLSGPAQDVERAAEYLRTRSVAMRPLKVSHAFHSAQMAGAVTALSDAAGACAVTEPEIPWVSDLTGRPNGRVEPGYWADHLTGTVRFADGLGTLRELGCDGFVEVGPHPVLLSFVRATAPEDRATTELRLATAHRQAGDWETFLRSVGRLHCAGGAVDWAALDRPYAPDRVPVPHTVFERQPYWWDVAMRKQLEPAAGEPLATEQQAGRDGGIPYHDHPAAHPEQQADEQGLGSAVTTQSTSQAERPSGAEPVPMARADVLGYVQQVSGFAAEEIPLDARLGADLGCDSLMKTELERRIAAKYPHRLAELRRSLPDDPTVLDVIRAVGPGHAAADRPRSTAQEATSTPLPAPSAPYGPIPAESAVRIQASDGWAGTTAAPPVQATAAHTQPVRHELHIEEWAEFAEIQGRIRQIEASGANAYGRVHEGFNSGRISMDGREVVNYSAFNYLALSQHPRLIAAAKEAVERYGTSCSATPLLCGETPLHHELDAEIASFLGTEAAIVFAGGHATNVATVGHMFGPEDLILHDEWIHDSSVRGAILSGARRRPFPHNDWAALDRLLHAMRGQYRRAVVVIEGAYSQDGDIPDLPRFIEVKKRHNAWLMVDEAHSIGVLGRTGRGIGEHWDVDRADVDLWMGTISKAIGSLGGYIAARQPVIQYLKFTCPLFIFSTGISPANTAAALEAFRVIRDEPERVARVQELSEFFREQARARGLDIGVSRASAVVPVILGSWDRAMWIANWMLERGVNVMPIGYPAVARDQCRLRFFINVDHREADLVRSLDLLGHAMTAESDRHLPPRLPSSDTNGTAVTVGRPAPGAPTAMDSASAARPAPSSSAAPTSRRTADVLVAGASGFIGGHLTRRLAEQGHRVRVLVRENSDRSAFEDLDVEIEVGSLENTDSLRRATAGVSHVYNCAGMSADWGPWESFQQVNVQGSRNLIDAAHAAGTVERFLHVSTTDVYGYPVRPCDESAPIQDIGLPYNRSKVLGEIVVRETAQRTGVPLTVIRPVSVYGPRSKDFVVELAGLLLQKQMVYIRRGDVPAGLLYVENAVDGLIAACNSAQTVGNVYNLRDPETTTWREYMEALAAGLGVGAPSFSLPASVATGVATVSEKAYGALRIKSRPVLTRHAVHLFERDQSYPIDRACTDFGFKSSVSFEEGMRRTLAWLDSAEGRRSTGR comes from the coding sequence ATGAGCACAGGACTGATCAGTGACCGTCGGCCGGTGACCGGCGCCACCAGCGTCGCCGAGGTGCTCCAGGCACAGGCCGAGCGGCAGCCCGACGCCCTCGCCTATCGCTTCCTGACCGGCATCGACGGAAGCAGCGAGTCGTGGACCTATCGTGAGCTGGATCTGCGGGCCCAACAGGTCGCGAACCGGTTGCGTGCCGAGAACCTGCGCAACAAGACCGTGCTGGTGCTTCATCCGCCCGGCCTGGACTACATCGCGTCGTTCCTCGGCTGCCTGGTGGCAGGCGCCATCGCCGTGCCCGCGTACCCGCCGGACACCATGCGCTTCGGCCAGACGGTGCCCCGGCTCGCCGCCATAGCCCGGGACTGCAGGGCCACCCATGCGCTGACCACCGACGAGGTCAAGGAGTTCGCCGAGAACCGGCGTGCCGAGCTGCGCGAGTCCGGCCTGGGCGACCTGGTCTTCCTCGGCCCCACCGATATCGACCGGTCACAGCCCGCGGTCACCGCCCAGACCGTGGGCCGCCCCGACTCGCTCGCGTTCCTGCAGTACACCTCCGGCTCGACCTCGACGCCCAAAGGCGTCATGGTCAGCAACGCCAACCTGATCGCCAACCTGCGGGCGATCCACGAACGGCTGGGCCATGACGAGGACTCGGCGATGGCCCTGTGGCTGCCGCCCTACCACGACATGGGTCTCATCGGCGGAATACTCAACGCACTCCACGGCGGCATCCCGCTGCATTTCATGGCCCCGATGACCTTCGTGCAGCGCCCTCTGCTGTGGCTGGAGACCATCGCCGCCACCTGCGCGACCACCGCCATCGCACCCAACTTCGGCTACGAACAGTGCCTGCGCAGGGTCACGCCCACGCAACGCGACCGGCTGGACCTGAGCGGCTGGCGGCTGGCACTCAACGGTGCGGAGCCGGTCAGGGCCGACACGATGGAGCGGTTCGCCGACTTCTTCGCGCCCAGCGGCTTCGACCGGCGCGCGCTCACACCCTGCTACGGCTTGGCCGAGGCCACCCTGCTGGTCACCGGGGCGCTGCCGGAGCGTCGGCCGCGGGTCGGAACCTTCGACTCCGCAGTGCTCGAGGAACGTGTCGCCCGGCCCGCCCTGCCCGACTCTCCGCGTGCCACCCGCGTCGTGTCCTGCGGCCCGGTGGCCGAGGGAGTCGAGGTCGCCGTTGTGGACCCCGACACCAGGCGGGCACTGCCCGACGGGCGGATAGGCGAGATCTGGACCGCCGGTCCCAGCGTTGCCCGGGGCTACTGGCGCCGGCCTGACGCGACCCGGGACACCTTCCAGGCACGGCTCGACCCCCGCTCCGGCACCCGCTACCTGCGCACCGGTGATCTGGGTTTCCTGCGCGACGGCGAACTCTACGTCACCGGCCGCACCAAGGACGTGGTCGTCGTCCAGGGGCGCAACTACTTCCCGCACGACATCGAACTGACCGTAGAGAAGGCCGACGACCGGTTCCGGCCGAACGCCGGCGCAGCGTTCGGCATCGTCCTGGACGACACCGAACACCTCGTCGTCGCCTACGAGGTGGATTCCCGCGCGGTGGCAGACGATCCGGCCTCGATGCTGGCGAAGCTGCGTGCCGCGATCCAACTGGAACACGAGGTCGCGCCGCACGCCGTTCTGTTGCTCAAGCGAGGCGCGGTGCACCGCACGACGAGCGGCAAGGTCCAGCGGGCCGCCTGCCGCCAGGATCTCATGGCACTGGGCCTGCCGGTGATCGCGGCCAGCGTGGTCAGGGCGGAGCCAACGGTCGACCCCGGTGAGGTCGGTCCCTTGAAGCCGGAGGGCTCAGAATTGGCAGCCCACGTGGTGGCCGACGTGCTCGCCGGTGGCCGCGTGGACCAGGCCGAGCCGAGCACTTCGCTCGCCGACCTGGGCGTGGACTACGCCCAACTCCTCTCTGCCGTAGAGAAGTTGGAGCGCCGATTCGGTTCCCGGATTCCGGTGGGGGAGCTGCTGGCCCGGCCCCGGGTCGGCACCTTGCTGGCCCTGCTGGACGGGGACGGTCCGCCTCCCGCCGGAGGCGGACCTGCCCCTGTGCCGCCCCCCAGCGGAACACCAGGCTCGGCGGTCACGCCAAAGACCCCCCTCGTGGTGCCGTACCGTGAGGGCGCCGAAGGGCTGGTGCGCTGGCTCAGTGAGCGGATCGCCGACCGACTCGGCTTGCCCGCCGCACAGATCGAGCCGACCGAGCCGTTCGCCGCCCTGGGCCTGGACTCCAAGCAACTCATCGCCACGTGCGAGGAGTTGAGTGAGCACCTGGGCTGCGAGGTGTCACCGAGGCTGGCGTACGACCACGTCTCCCCGATGGGGCTGGCCCGCGCGATCGTGGCGGAGCCGGGCGTGCGACACGACCGGCCACTCGGCGGTCCGACGCTGAGCGGGGCCCGAGACATGTGCACTGCTATCGGTGCCGGGCCGGAGGGCGGACAGAGGGCCGGCTCGGGGACTGCCGAGCCGATCGCCGTGGTGGGCATCGGCTGCCGCTTTCCCGGCGCACCTGACGTCGAGAGCTTCCGGCGCCTGCTGTTCGACGGTCGCTCGGCCGTCTCCGAGGTCCCACCGGAACGCTGGGACTCCCGCCGGATCGAGGCTCCGGGCCACGGCGGATTCCTGGACCGCATCGAGGAGTTCGATGCGCGCTTCTTCGGCATCTCAGCCCGCGAGGCCGCCAGGATGGACCCGCAACAGCGGCTGCTGCTGGAGACTGCGTGGCAGGCTCTGGAGGACGCGGGGATCGCGCCTGAGAGCCTGGCCGGCTCCGACGCCGGGGTCTTCGTGGGCATCAGCAGCCACGACTACTACGAGCTGCAGATGCGCGACCTGGATGCGGTGGATGTCCACGCGGCCACCGGCAACGCGCAGTCGGTCGCCGCCAACCGCTTGTCCTACACGCTGGACCTGACAGGACCGAGCCTCGCGGTGGACACCGCCTGCTCGTCCTCACTGGTCGCGGTGCACACCGCGTGCCACAGCCTGCGGACGGGCGAATGCCGCACGGCTCTGGCCGGTGGGGTGAACCTCATGCTCACCCCCGCCCTCTCGGTGGCCTTCGGGAATGGCGGGATGCTGTCGGACAGCGGCAGCTGCCGCACTTTCGACGACACCGCCGACGGCTATGTGCGGGGCGAGGGAGTCGGGCTGGTGTGCCTGAAACCGCTGTCGGCCGCGCTGGCCGACGGCGACCGGATACACGCCGTGATCAGGGGCTCCGCGATCGGGCACGGCGGACGCGCCAACGGCCTCACAGCACCAAGGAGTTCGGCCCAGCACTCAGTGATCGAACGGGCGCTGGAGGAGGCCAGGCTGCCCGGTGCGGCGGTCGACTACGTCGAGGCCCACGGAACCGGCACCGAACTCGGCGATCCCATCGAATGGGACGCCTTGGCCCGTGCTTACGGCCGTGACCCGGCAACCGGCAGGCCCTGCCTGGTGGGCTCGGCCAAGACCAACATCGGCCATCTGGAGGCGGCTGCCGGCATCGCCGGGCTCATCAAGGCGGCCTTGGTGGTGCGCGACCGGGAGGTTCCGCCGTCCTTGCACTTTGAGAAGCCCAACAGGCGACTGTCCTGGGAGGGTTCCGGCCTGGAGGTGCCCACCGTCCGGCGCGCGCTGCCCGAGGACGCGATCGTACGTGCCGCGGTCAGTTCCTTCGGATTCGGCGGCACCAACGCCCACGCAGTGCTGGAGTCGCCGCCGCGTCCGGCCCGCGCGCCCGGTACCGCCGCCCCGGCGCCCGTCCGCCCCGTGCACGCACTGTGCCTGTCGGGTCGCTCCGATTCGTCGCTCGCTGCACTGGCCCGTGCCTACCGTACGCACCTCGCCGCGCACACCGAGGTGTCGCTCGTGGATCTGTGTCACTCGGCCAACACCGGGCGCACGCATCTGGCGCACCGGGCCGTCCTCACCGCGGCCGACCGCCAGTCGTTGGACCAGCAACTCGCTGCCGTGGTGAGCGGCGAGGCGTCGGCGGCTGTGGCCCGTGGCCGCGTCGTGCGGGGAACGCCAGGGCCGCGGATCGCCTTCCTCTTCAGCGGGCAGGGCAGTCAGTACCCGGGCATGGGACGGGAGTTGTACGACTCCCATCCCGCCGTGGCGCGGAGCCTGCGGCGCAGCGACGAGGTGCTGCGGCCCCTGCTCGGTATCCCGTTGGACGAACTGCTCTTCGTTCCGGAGGGAGCCGAACGGCTGCAGCGCACCCGGTACTGTCAGCCCGCGCTGGTGGCCCTGGAAATCGCGCTCGCCGAACTGTGGAAGTCGGCCGGAGTGCAGCCGGCCGCGGTGCTCGGGCACAGTGTGGGCGCCTTCGCCGCCGCGCATGTGGCGGGTGCCATCGGCCTGGAGGACGCACTGCGGCTGACCGTGGCGCGAGCCGCGGCCATGGACGCTCAGCCTGGTGACGGCGCGATGGTCGCGTGCGCCGGGGATCCGGAGGCGATTCGCGAGGTCGCGGCCGCCTACCCGTCACTCTCGCTGGCTGCGGTCAATTCGGCGGAGCACCTGGTGCTGTCCGGACCGGCCCAGGATGTCGAGCGGGCGGCCGAGTATCTGCGGACGCGGTCCGTCGCGATGCGGCCGCTGAAGGTCTCGCACGCCTTCCACTCGGCGCAGATGGCGGGGGCCGTCACGGCCCTGAGCGACGCGGCCGGTGCATGCGCAGTCACCGAGCCGGAGATCCCATGGGTGTCCGACCTGACCGGTCGCCCCAACGGCCGGGTGGAGCCCGGCTACTGGGCCGACCACCTGACAGGCACGGTCCGCTTCGCGGACGGCCTCGGCACCCTGCGAGAGCTGGGCTGCGACGGTTTCGTGGAGGTCGGCCCGCACCCGGTGCTGCTCAGCTTCGTCCGGGCAACTGCCCCCGAGGACCGGGCCACAACCGAACTGCGGCTGGCCACCGCGCACCGCCAGGCCGGCGACTGGGAGACGTTCCTGCGCTCGGTCGGCCGGCTGCACTGCGCGGGAGGAGCCGTGGACTGGGCGGCCCTGGACCGTCCCTACGCCCCAGACCGGGTGCCGGTGCCCCACACCGTCTTCGAGCGGCAGCCGTACTGGTGGGACGTGGCGATGCGGAAACAGCTCGAGCCCGCAGCAGGCGAACCGCTCGCGACAGAGCAGCAGGCAGGCCGTGACGGAGGAATTCCCTACCACGACCACCCCGCCGCTCACCCGGAACAGCAGGCGGACGAGCAGGGATTGGGGAGTGCAGTGACCACGCAATCGACCTCGCAGGCGGAACGGCCATCTGGCGCAGAGCCGGTGCCCATGGCGCGAGCCGACGTGCTGGGCTACGTACAGCAGGTGAGCGGCTTCGCGGCCGAGGAGATCCCGCTGGACGCCCGCCTCGGCGCGGACCTCGGCTGCGACTCGCTGATGAAGACCGAACTGGAGCGCAGGATCGCGGCGAAGTACCCGCACCGCCTCGCCGAACTGCGCCGGTCGCTGCCCGATGATCCGACGGTGCTCGACGTCATCCGTGCCGTGGGGCCCGGCCACGCTGCCGCAGATCGGCCCCGGTCGACCGCGCAGGAAGCGACGTCTACGCCTCTCCCTGCGCCGTCGGCGCCATACGGCCCGATCCCTGCCGAGTCAGCCGTCCGAATCCAGGCTTCCGACGGCTGGGCAGGCACGACGGCCGCGCCCCCCGTACAGGCGACCGCGGCGCACACCCAACCCGTGCGGCATGAACTGCACATCGAGGAGTGGGCCGAGTTCGCAGAAATCCAGGGCCGGATCCGGCAGATCGAGGCGAGCGGAGCCAACGCGTACGGCCGGGTGCACGAGGGCTTCAACTCCGGCCGCATCTCGATGGACGGCCGCGAAGTGGTCAACTACTCCGCCTTCAACTACCTGGCGCTCTCCCAGCATCCGAGGCTGATCGCCGCAGCCAAGGAGGCTGTGGAGCGCTACGGCACATCTTGCTCGGCGACCCCGCTGCTGTGCGGCGAGACGCCCCTGCACCACGAACTCGATGCCGAGATCGCCTCATTCCTCGGCACCGAGGCCGCGATCGTGTTCGCCGGGGGCCACGCCACCAACGTCGCGACCGTCGGCCACATGTTCGGTCCGGAGGACCTGATCCTGCACGACGAGTGGATCCATGACAGCTCCGTGCGAGGCGCCATCCTGTCCGGCGCCCGCCGCCGTCCCTTCCCGCACAACGACTGGGCGGCCCTGGACCGGCTACTGCACGCGATGCGCGGGCAGTACCGCCGGGCGGTGGTGGTCATCGAGGGCGCCTACAGCCAGGACGGCGACATCCCCGACCTGCCGCGCTTCATCGAGGTCAAGAAGCGGCACAACGCCTGGCTCATGGTCGACGAGGCGCACTCGATCGGCGTACTGGGCCGTACGGGCCGGGGTATCGGCGAGCACTGGGACGTCGACCGCGCCGACGTGGACCTCTGGATGGGCACCATCAGCAAAGCGATCGGCAGCCTGGGCGGCTACATCGCTGCGCGCCAACCGGTCATCCAATACCTGAAGTTCACCTGCCCGCTCTTCATTTTCAGCACAGGCATCTCGCCGGCTAACACCGCCGCCGCGCTGGAGGCGTTCCGGGTGATCCGCGACGAACCGGAGCGGGTCGCCAGGGTGCAGGAACTGTCGGAGTTCTTCCGTGAGCAGGCGCGCGCCCGCGGCCTCGACATCGGCGTGTCCCGGGCGTCGGCGGTTGTCCCGGTCATCCTCGGCAGCTGGGACCGGGCCATGTGGATCGCCAACTGGATGCTCGAGCGTGGCGTGAACGTCATGCCCATCGGATATCCGGCGGTCGCACGTGACCAGTGCCGACTGCGCTTCTTCATCAACGTCGACCACCGCGAGGCGGACCTGGTCCGCTCGCTCGACCTGTTGGGACACGCCATGACCGCCGAATCGGATCGTCACCTGCCGCCCCGCCTGCCGAGCAGCGACACCAACGGTACGGCTGTCACGGTCGGCAGGCCGGCGCCCGGCGCCCCGACCGCGATGGACTCCGCCTCTGCTGCTCGCCCTGCGCCCTCTTCCTCCGCCGCGCCGACGTCCCGGCGGACCGCTGATGTACTGGTGGCCGGCGCCAGCGGCTTCATCGGCGGCCACCTCACGCGTCGGCTGGCCGAACAAGGACACCGGGTGCGGGTTCTGGTCCGGGAGAACAGCGACCGCTCGGCCTTCGAGGACCTGGATGTCGAGATCGAGGTGGGCTCGCTGGAGAACACGGACAGCCTGCGCCGCGCCACCGCTGGCGTGAGCCACGTCTACAACTGCGCGGGCATGTCGGCGGACTGGGGCCCCTGGGAGTCCTTCCAGCAGGTCAACGTACAGGGCAGTCGCAACCTGATCGACGCCGCCCACGCCGCCGGCACCGTCGAGCGCTTCCTGCACGTCAGTACCACCGACGTGTACGGCTACCCAGTACGGCCGTGCGACGAGAGCGCCCCCATCCAGGACATCGGGCTGCCCTACAACCGCAGCAAGGTGCTCGGTGAGATCGTGGTCCGGGAGACCGCCCAGCGCACCGGCGTGCCGCTGACCGTCATCCGTCCGGTCTCGGTCTACGGGCCGCGCAGCAAGGACTTCGTGGTCGAACTCGCCGGGCTGCTGCTGCAGAAGCAGATGGTGTACATCCGCCGCGGCGACGTTCCGGCCGGGCTGCTCTACGTGGAGAACGCGGTGGACGGCCTGATCGCCGCCTGCAACTCGGCGCAGACCGTCGGCAACGTCTACAACCTGCGGGACCCCGAGACGACCACTTGGCGCGAGTACATGGAGGCGCTGGCTGCGGGGCTGGGCGTCGGGGCGCCCTCGTTCAGCCTCCCGGCATCGGTGGCGACCGGCGTCGCAACCGTCTCGGAGAAGGCCTACGGCGCGCTGCGGATCAAGTCCCGTCCGGTGCTCACCCGGCACGCGGTGCACCTCTTCGAGCGCGATCAGTCGTACCCCATCGACCGGGCCTGCACCGACTTCGGGTTCAAGAGCTCCGTCTCCTTCGAGGAGGGCATGCGGCGCACCCTCGCCTGGCTCGACTCCGCAGAGGGCCGGCGCAGCACCGGACGGTGA
- a CDS encoding amino acid adenylation domain-containing protein, giving the protein MNTTTSSDATHTAVAPSADVPSFLLLPAELTDAQAARTAFAGRTPVTYGELKERVDDLAAALTRLRGAVATGERIAIWMDKGPRYAEAILAVLQAGCAYVPLDAGQPSSRVAHILHDAEPIALFTDMQTFGKLNITELPLSVRVLVVAGAARGPSTDRLTKPPGDSGPEALAWEDFATRGERSVVRREPEPDDLAALLYTSGSTGVPKGVRITHRNLTAFVGWARAELDVGPDDVFANHASFNFDLSTFDLFTAISVGAAVWIVEDARTRDVNALAQGIRDHGVTVWYSVPSVLNLLTVSGALTPDTAAGLRYVLFAGEVFPIPQLRETVARLPASTVLYNLYGPTETNVCTYHRVRPEDTARTEPVPIGVPLPGVRARVLHADGQDGPGTDVVGELIIEGDCVTPGYWGREAASEAAGHHEGRHATGDLVSYENGSLVYRGRKDRMVKLNGYRVELGEIEAVLVRHPAVGDAGVVVTGDGAQAGILACYTLAPGATRPGLLEIKQYCAEYLPAYMVPRVAKCLEELPHSPNGKIDYHRLAASVGTAPRRPE; this is encoded by the coding sequence GTGAACACGACGACCAGCTCCGACGCGACGCACACCGCCGTCGCTCCGTCGGCCGATGTGCCCTCGTTCCTCCTGCTGCCGGCAGAACTCACTGACGCGCAGGCAGCCAGGACCGCCTTCGCCGGGCGCACCCCGGTGACGTACGGCGAACTCAAGGAGCGGGTGGACGATCTGGCCGCCGCCCTGACCCGGCTGCGGGGCGCCGTCGCGACCGGCGAGCGGATCGCGATCTGGATGGACAAGGGCCCGCGGTATGCCGAGGCGATCCTCGCCGTCCTGCAGGCCGGCTGCGCGTATGTGCCGCTCGACGCGGGGCAGCCCAGCAGCCGGGTCGCGCACATCCTGCATGACGCCGAGCCCATCGCTCTCTTTACCGACATGCAGACCTTCGGCAAGCTCAACATCACCGAACTCCCACTCTCCGTACGGGTGCTGGTCGTCGCAGGAGCTGCCCGGGGCCCCAGTACGGACCGCCTGACGAAGCCGCCCGGCGACTCCGGCCCCGAGGCGCTGGCCTGGGAGGACTTCGCGACTCGCGGAGAGAGAAGTGTTGTCAGGCGGGAGCCAGAGCCGGACGACCTCGCCGCGCTTCTCTACACCTCCGGATCCACTGGTGTGCCCAAAGGCGTGCGCATCACGCACCGCAATCTCACCGCCTTCGTCGGGTGGGCACGCGCCGAACTGGACGTCGGACCCGACGACGTGTTCGCCAATCACGCGTCCTTCAACTTCGACCTGAGCACCTTCGACCTGTTCACGGCGATCTCCGTGGGCGCGGCCGTATGGATCGTCGAGGACGCACGCACCCGTGACGTCAACGCGCTCGCCCAGGGCATCCGCGACCACGGCGTCACCGTCTGGTACTCGGTGCCGTCGGTGCTCAACCTGCTCACGGTGTCCGGCGCGCTCACCCCCGACACCGCGGCAGGGCTGCGCTACGTGCTCTTCGCGGGCGAGGTGTTCCCGATCCCGCAACTGCGCGAGACGGTCGCCAGGTTGCCCGCGTCGACGGTGCTCTACAACCTCTACGGCCCGACCGAGACCAACGTCTGCACCTACCACCGGGTCCGGCCGGAGGACACCGCCCGCACCGAGCCCGTGCCGATCGGCGTGCCGCTGCCCGGCGTCCGGGCCCGCGTCCTGCACGCCGACGGCCAGGACGGCCCCGGGACGGACGTCGTGGGAGAGCTCATCATCGAGGGCGACTGTGTCACCCCGGGGTACTGGGGCCGCGAGGCCGCATCCGAGGCAGCCGGGCACCACGAAGGCCGCCATGCCACCGGCGACCTGGTGAGTTACGAGAACGGCAGTCTCGTCTACCGAGGCCGCAAGGACAGGATGGTGAAACTCAACGGCTATCGCGTCGAACTCGGTGAGATCGAGGCGGTGCTGGTGCGGCACCCGGCTGTCGGCGACGCCGGCGTCGTGGTCACCGGCGACGGCGCCCAGGCCGGGATCCTCGCCTGCTACACCCTGGCCCCGGGGGCGACCCGGCCCGGCCTGCTGGAGATCAAGCAGTACTGCGCCGAGTACCTGCCCGCGTACATGGTGCCGCGGGTCGCGAAGTGCCTGGAGGAGCTGCCGCACAGCCCCAACGGGAAGATCGACTACCACCGACTGGCCGCGAGCGTGGGCACCGCCCCCAGGAGGCCGGAATGA